In the Anoplopoma fimbria isolate UVic2021 breed Golden Eagle Sablefish chromosome 7, Afim_UVic_2022, whole genome shotgun sequence genome, one interval contains:
- the si:ch211-212k18.15 gene encoding uncharacterized protein si:ch211-212k18.15, translating into MTAQSQEEKRYDPKDTTLKFVNRPDDLDPLPPEEGDMCLRAEMSCGHAVTPESLTGWCRSLLDQGQFKFKCPALEQGTLQRCDEEWSYQEVRRLAVLTSEEMQYFEENIALLAAIEYCDFKTCPGCKTYVEREDPSNLNVQCTVCTGDKKKLYHFCWQCLKTWKGPAPRSDRCDNDGCINHDLELLKNCKTTALPQVQGVDACPSIRACPTCGQRVEHDKTGCKNIICPRCQVEFCFVCLKLTPECLEKSSYFIPCIDGVAPRQTSIPVWRRN; encoded by the exons ATGACTGCACAGAGTCAGGAGGAGAAAAGATACGACCCCAAAGACACCACTCTGAAGTTTGTCAACAGACCGGATGACCTGGATCCTCTAC CACCAGAGGAGGGAGACATGTGTCTCCGAGCAGAGATGTCCTGCGGTCATGCCGTCACCCCAGAGTCTCTCACCGGGTGGTGCCGCAGCCTGCTGGACCAG GGCCAATTCAAATTTAAGTGCCCTGCTTTAGAGCAAGGCACCCTGCAGAGGTGCGATGAAGAATGGTCCTATCAAGAGGTGCGCAGACTGGCAGTGCTGACATCTGAAGAGATGCAGTACTTTGAGGAGAACATCGCACTTCTGGCAGCCATAGAGTACTGTGATTTCAAAACA TGTCCTGGGTGTAAAACCtatgtggagagagaggaccCGAGTAACCTCAACGTGCAGTGCACAGTCTGCACAGGGGACAAGAAGAAACTTTACCACTTCTGCTGGCAGTGTCTGAAGACATGGAAGGGCCCGGCTCCTCGCTCTGACCGCTGCGACAACGACGGCTGCATCAACCACGACCTCGAGCTCCTCAAGAACTGCAAGACCACCGCCCTCCCTCAGGTGCAGGGGGTCGACGCGTGTCCCTCCATCCGGGCCTGCCCCACCTGCGGTCAGAGGGTGGAGCACGACAAAACGGGCTGCAAGAACATCATCTGTCCCCGCTGCCAGGTGGAGTTCTGCTTTGTGTGTCTGAAGCTCACTCCCGAGTGCCTGGAGAAGAGCTCCTACTTCATCCCCTGCATTGATGGTGTAGCTCCCAGACAAACCTCCATACCTGTGTGGCGCAGAAACTAA
- the zgc:194655 gene encoding uncharacterized protein zgc:194655 gives MGKIYQVIVHGLRGEKMMVDLCNTDEQFKSMTVLQLKEKIAVRLPESAGQDALRLIFTDKQLDGNTVLLSEYGIQNQSVIHMVVRVPGGLTA, from the exons aTGGGGAAGATCTACCAGGTCATCGTGCACGGACTGAGGGGGGAGAAGATGATGGTCGACCTGTGCAACACGGATGAGCAGTTTAAGAGCATGACGGTGCTGCAGCTGAAGGAAAAGATAGCAGTGAGGCTCCCCGAGAGCGCAG gacagGATGCTCTGCGGCTGATCTTCACAGACAAGCAGCTGGATGGaaacaccgtcctgctgtccGAATATGGGATCCAGAACCAGTCCGTCATCCACATGGTGGTGAGGGTTCCTGGAGGACTGACCGCTTGA